In Janthinobacterium sp. B9-8, the genomic stretch TTTGATGGTTATTTGCCATTGAGCCGATAGATTGGTTAGCGTCGAATCACGCAGGTGGCCGTGGCATGGGCTAGTAGGGTGCCATCGGCTGATTTGATCGATCCTTCCGAAACACCAATACCCTTGGAAATATGCAAAATCTTGCCTTCGGCCACTAGTTCGGTGTTTTTAGGAATGGCTTTGACCATTTTTACATTTAAATCGACTGTGGCGTAGCTGGCCCCTGCCTCCAGCATGCTGTGTACGGCGCAGGCGGTAACAGAATCAAGTACGGTGGCGGCAAAGCCACCGTGTACACCCCCCATAGGATTCAAATGTCGCTCATCGGCTTGGGCTGTAAAGCGTACCGAGCCTTCGCTGATATGCACCATGCTCATGGGCATCGTCTGAGTAATGGAAGGCGCAGGGAGTTTGCCATCGGCCATGGCTTGCAGTAATTGCAGACCAGTGAATTCGTTTAGGTTCATGAGCGTGATATTTGAAAATAGGGAAAGCTTAAAATATCACGGCTGACGAAAAATAGACGTAAAAAAACCACAGCCAAGGCTGTGGTTTTTTTAACTGGCTCCCCGACCTGGACTCGAACCAGGGACCTGCGGATTAACAGTCCGTCGCTCTACCAACTGAGCTATCAGGGAATAAACTTGGTGTTTTTAACTGAGGCGCTAGTGCATTCCCTCAGAAAAAAGAAGCTGCTTTTCAGCAGCACCTTTAAATATTTGGCTCCCCGACCTGGACTCGAACCAGGGACCTGCGGATTAACAGTCCGTCGCTCTACCAACTGAGCTATCAGGGAATAAAACTTGGTTTTTTATGACTGGGGCGCTATTGCATTCCCCCAGAAAAAAGAAGCTGCTTTTCAGCAGCACCTTTAAAAATTGGCTCCCCGACCTGGACTCGAACCAGGGACCTGCGGATTAACAGTCCGTCGCTCTACCAACTGAGCTATCAGGGAATAACAACTACTACCTACTTTATCATCGAAGCCTAGTATCGTAAGATTGCTTGGCTCCCCGACCTGGACTCGAACCAGGGACCTGCGGATTAACAGTCCGTCGCTCTACCAACTGAGCTATCAGGGAATCGATGAAGGCCCGTATGGTAGAATCCGATCCTCTTTCTGTCAACACAAAGTATGAATTATTCGAGACGTTATGATGAAAAAAACAAGAACACTGTTGTTTTGTTTGCTTTTATTCTTTGTATTAATTGTAAGTCTGCCGCTGATCTTGCCGCTAAATAGCTACAAACCTCAGCTGGAAAAACGTCTTTCAACGCTATTACAGGCGAAAGTTCAGCTAGAAAACATCGAATTTACCTACCAACCTTTGCCTTTTTTTGCCCTAAATGGCATAAAAATTGATGAAGGCGCAGGAAAAATCGAACAAATTCGCATTCCTTTAAACTTTTCTAATCTATTTAAGTATGGCAAAAGCTTAAAAAATGTTGAAGTTGAGGGGGTGCATTTAAGTCCTGCCTTGGCTTTTTCCTTACCAAAGCGCTTTGCGGCTCTTGAGCAAGATCGCATCACTTTGGGCGATGTCTTGCTGACAAAGGCCAGTGTGATTCTGGATCAGGGTGAGCTGGGGCCGATCGATGGGGTAATGAAATTTGCCCAAAATGGTGCAATGGCCGATTTGCAGCTGGCGGATAAGCAGGGGCATATTGAAGTTCATCTTAAGCCCAAGGGCGATAATGTGGGGCTAACCGTGCAAGCAACGAGCTGGGAGTTGCCGCTAGGCTACCCCATCGTTTTTGAAAGGTTATATATGAGCGGCGAAGGCTCACCAGAGGGTTTGGTGATCGATGATATTCGCGGTGAATCATATGGCGGGGTTTTAAGTGGCAAGGCCCAGCTGACTAAGCAAAACGAATGGAATTTACAAGGGCAGCTGGTCGCTAAAGGGGTTCATACCGAGCCACTGAGCAAAATCTTCAGCCCTGCAACGTTTGTTTCTGGCCGCATGGATGCAGAGGCGCAGTTTAATTATCGCGCAGCAGACTACTTAAAATTATTTGCTCATCCAGAAATTGATGCTCATTTCTTAGTACGAGAAGGCGCTGTACATAATTTGGATTTAGTTGCCCAGTTACGCGCCGGCGAAACACCTGCGGGCCGTGGCGGGCAAACGCGCTTTGATACCTTAAAGGGCAAGATGGTGATGCGCGATCGCTCTGTACAGCTGCAAAGCATGGTGCTGGAAGCAGGTAAATTTAACGCTCAGGGCTCGGTGCAAACGGGTGGCAGCACTTTAAACGGCGCGGTTTCGGCTCGTTTGAAAGCGGGTGTGTTGGTGATTTCTAATCAAATTAGAATAGGCGGCAATTTAACGAGCCCTACTTTAAGCTCAGGCAGTGCAGCCAGAGGGGGAGCACTACCTAGCCCCGCTGAAATGATTGAAACACCGCTGTAAATGACGCTTTTTTGATAACACAGAAACGTGCATGGATGGGGGGGTACCAGACGCACTCACGCCATGCACGAGGTGTTTGCGAGCACTTAGCCTAAGTGCTCGACTCAATACGGCCAGCTGCTTTGAATGCAGTGGCCGTATTTTTTTATGTATTTTGGCGGCCATTTGCTTTG encodes the following:
- a CDS encoding PaaI family thioesterase; its protein translation is MNLNEFTGLQLLQAMADGKLPAPSITQTMPMSMVHISEGSVRFTAQADERHLNPMGGVHGGFAATVLDSVTACAVHSMLEAGASYATVDLNVKMVKAIPKNTELVAEGKILHISKGIGVSEGSIKSADGTLLAHATATCVIRR
- a CDS encoding AsmA family protein, producing the protein MMKKTRTLLFCLLLFFVLIVSLPLILPLNSYKPQLEKRLSTLLQAKVQLENIEFTYQPLPFFALNGIKIDEGAGKIEQIRIPLNFSNLFKYGKSLKNVEVEGVHLSPALAFSLPKRFAALEQDRITLGDVLLTKASVILDQGELGPIDGVMKFAQNGAMADLQLADKQGHIEVHLKPKGDNVGLTVQATSWELPLGYPIVFERLYMSGEGSPEGLVIDDIRGESYGGVLSGKAQLTKQNEWNLQGQLVAKGVHTEPLSKIFSPATFVSGRMDAEAQFNYRAADYLKLFAHPEIDAHFLVREGAVHNLDLVAQLRAGETPAGRGGQTRFDTLKGKMVMRDRSVQLQSMVLEAGKFNAQGSVQTGGSTLNGAVSARLKAGVLVISNQIRIGGNLTSPTLSSGSAARGGALPSPAEMIETPL